TCAGAGATTTTTCCATTTAGTGGATCGGCTTCGACAGTCCCGACCACCTGAAACTCTTTGGTCTTTCCTTTGGCTTTGAGCTTTACGCTAGAACCTAAACGCACCTTATTGTCACTTTTTGGTTTAGAGATAACTTCAACGTTTTGCAAAATGTTTTCAATTTCTCCAATTCGTCCCTCAACACGCTCTTGCTCCTGGCGAGCTGACGTATACTCAGCATTTTCACTCAAATCGCCAAATTCACGCGCTGTTTTGATTCGCTCGGCAATTGGTCCGCGTTGAGCAACCAAATCCTTAAGTTCGGCCTCTAACTCCGATACGCCTTCCTTTGTCAAATGAAACTGTTTTTTCATAATTACATACCCTTCCTTTATCAGGTCACCTCTGTTTAGGTCTCACAGAATGGCCCTAGTATATCAAGCTTTTTTGCCACCTACTAGCTCTTTTATAAGCTGGTTCTTATTAACCGTTGTTGCATCCGCAGAACTGCGTGATTTTAACTCAAATACCTGCGCTTCTGTCGTCTTATCGCTGACGACGACACGGTACGGTATACCCAGCAAATCGGCATCAGCAAATTTTTCACCCGGGCGCGCATCCCGGTCATCATATAATACTGAGATATTTCTGTTCGTCAACTCATCGTACAATTTATCGGCTTCTGATATCACATGTGGTGTATTTCCGAGCCTTGCAAGATAAACAACCGCCGGTGCAATACTACGTGGCCAAACCAGACCTTTATCATCAGAGAATTTCTCGGCTAGCACTCCTATTAACCGTGACACGCCTATGCCATAGGAACCCAAGTGAACCGGTTGCCTGCTACCCTGCTTGTTAGTAAACATAAAGTCCATTT
This portion of the Candidatus Saccharibacteria bacterium genome encodes:
- the greA gene encoding transcription elongation factor GreA, encoding MKKQFHLTKEGVSELEAELKDLVAQRGPIAERIKTAREFGDLSENAEYTSARQEQERVEGRIGEIENILQNVEVISKPKSDNKVRLGSSVKLKAKGKTKEFQVVGTVEADPLNGKISDESPIGKALLGKKEGEEVEIVTPAETATYKIAEIA